The nucleotide sequence TTCGGATAGTTTGTTTATTGAGTATGTTTATAATACTGGAGAGTTAGAGGGAAGGGTGAAATATCTATTGGTTGATGATTTTGATAAAGAGACAGCAATAAAGTTTATTGATTTCCTATCAGAAAACATTTTAAATAAAAGACTCTCTGATGATGAGAAAGAGTTAATCTATAGCTATGTAGGGGGGAAGCCAATATACATCTACAATGTAATTGATGAGATGAGATATAAAGAGCTAAAAGAAATTTTAGATTATATGTTAAAAGAAGAGACATCAAAACTAAATATGTTTTTAGAAATCTTAGAATATTCAAAACCAAAAGTAGAGATTGGCGATGAAAAAATTGAAATAAATAAAGAAGATATAGTTAGTGCATTAAGATTGTTTAAGGAAAGGTATGAAATTCCTAAAAAAGAGATTTCAATGCCCGTATATATTTATCTAATTAAGAAAAATATTCTATTCTTAAATCCTATTGAAGGAATTTTAAGACCACAATCATTTTTAATCTGGAATGCTATAAAAAGAGTGCTATAAATAGGACTTTCACAGGAACAAATTTTTGATTGAACTAACTGCCTGAATGAACTTTAATATATAAACTGTGAGTCCTATTTAATATATCAAAATATCAAAAAAGTATGGAGGGATAATAATGAAGATAGAAATAAATGAAAACTTCTGTAAGGGATGTGATATATGTATTGTAGTATGCCCAAGAGGAGTGTTTGAGAAATCAAAAAAGTTGAATAAAAAAGGTATCTATCCACCAATCCCAGTAAATGCTGAAAAATGCACAAAGTGCAATCTCTGTGTATTACAATGCCCAGACCAGGCAATATCAATAGAACTTTCGCAGGAATAAAATTTTATTATTGCACAAAGATGCCTTTTGGCATCAATGTTCCTTAATTAAAGGTATAAACTGCGAAAGTTCTATTCAATAGAAGAGTAATTAATTTTTTTAATAGCCTACACATAAACTTTTTAATGAATAATAATAAATAAAACTACATTGAAGTTAATTATTTGCTAAACTAATATTTACATAAATTATTGAAAGAGATGGGAAGATGATTCAAATAACGGTAATTCAAATAGATAATTACGGACCTTGGACAGTTACACCAAATCCAAGAAGAGAGAGTGATTTACAAGCTCTGCAGAGCAGATTATATGCTGATTTAAATCTCATGTTTGGGGCTCATAAGGGATTGGTGTTTTATACAAGATTTGATAATTTAATAGCTATAACAAATGGTATTGATTTAATTACACATAAGAGAATTCAGGAAAGTATAAGGAATAGGTATCCATTTACAGTTAGTATGGCTATTGCTTCAGCTGAAACACCTTATGAAGCTCAAAAACTTGCTACAGAAACACTACAAGAGCATGGAAGTGCTCAGGATGAAAACAGAAAGGAAGTTTTAGATGTTACCAATGAGTTAGTTGTTGATGGATATGTTCAGATTGCCCACATTGATATAAATAACATTACAGGAACTCTTACAGATATAGTGAGTGCCTATGACACCTATCTAAATGTAAATAAAGTTAAATTGGCATTGATGGAGGAGCTTTTAAAACATAATGCTTTGTTGTTTTTCATAGGTGGAGATAACTTCATGTCTCCATCAAATGGAATGAATGAGGAAGATTTCTTAGATATTTTCAACAGAATCAATAAAAAGTATAAGATAGAGCTAAAAGCAGGAATTGGGATAGGAAGAACTGCTGAAGATGCCTCAAACTTAGCAGATATTGGATTAGAAAAAATTAGAGGAAAGTTGGTTGATAAGAATGTATGCACTTTAAAGCAGGATGACTTTTTAGAGCAAAATATAACAACTGGAAGATTATGTGGATTACAAAGGTGATTACATACTATGAACAAAAAAATAGAAGAATTAAATGAGTTAGATAAAAAAGTTGTCTTAGCTCCAATGGCAGGCATTACTGATGGGGATTTCTGCAAAAAATTTAAAGATTTGTTTGCCATTGTTACCATTGGTGGCTATAATTTAGATACTGCAACTTATAAAGCAAGTAAAGAGATAGAAAAAAGAGGAAGGAAGGAATTTTCTATAAATTTGGAGGAGTTCAACAACTATATAATTGAGCAAATAAAAAAGGCAAGAGAAAGCAATGCCTTAGTTTCAGTTAATGTTAGATTTGTTGATATAGATGAAGCTTATGATAAATTATTAACCATTGCTAAACATGCTGATGTCATTGAACTTAACTGCCATTGTAGGCAGAAGGAAATAACTTCATTAGGCATAGGGCAAGAGTTAATGAAAAATAAAAATCTTCTGAAAGAATTTTTAACTAAAATGAAAGAGTTAAATAAACCAATTTTTTTAAAGATAAGGTTAAATTACATCCCATTAAAAGAGTTAATAGATAATTTAAACTATGTGAGAGATTATTTTGATGGATTGCACGTTGATTGTTTTTATCCCGGAAAACCTTATGCTGATTTAAACTCATTAAAAACCTTAGCAGAAGAATTTAGTGATAAGGTAATAATTGGAAATAACTCAATCGATTCATTAGAAAAAGCTAAGGAAATGCTAAGATACTCTGATTTTGTATCTGTTGCAAGGACTGTTTTAAAAGGTAATGTTAAATGGATAAAAGAGCTAAATGAAAGAGACATTTAATTTTTATTTTTACTACCGAGTTTTTTAAATTCTTTGGCTAAGCACTCAAAAACCTCTTTATCTTCCACATTCTCAAATATCTTTATTATATCGTAAATTATCCTTTTACACAATGCCTTTGAAAAATC is from Methanocaldococcus bathoardescens and encodes:
- a CDS encoding 4Fe-4S dicluster domain-containing protein, whose protein sequence is MKIEINENFCKGCDICIVVCPRGVFEKSKKLNKKGIYPPIPVNAEKCTKCNLCVLQCPDQAISIELSQE
- a CDS encoding GTP cyclohydrolase III; this encodes MIQITVIQIDNYGPWTVTPNPRRESDLQALQSRLYADLNLMFGAHKGLVFYTRFDNLIAITNGIDLITHKRIQESIRNRYPFTVSMAIASAETPYEAQKLATETLQEHGSAQDENRKEVLDVTNELVVDGYVQIAHIDINNITGTLTDIVSAYDTYLNVNKVKLALMEELLKHNALLFFIGGDNFMSPSNGMNEEDFLDIFNRINKKYKIELKAGIGIGRTAEDASNLADIGLEKIRGKLVDKNVCTLKQDDFLEQNITTGRLCGLQR
- a CDS encoding MJ0144 family RNA dihydrouridine synthase-like protein, which encodes MNKKIEELNELDKKVVLAPMAGITDGDFCKKFKDLFAIVTIGGYNLDTATYKASKEIEKRGRKEFSINLEEFNNYIIEQIKKARESNALVSVNVRFVDIDEAYDKLLTIAKHADVIELNCHCRQKEITSLGIGQELMKNKNLLKEFLTKMKELNKPIFLKIRLNYIPLKELIDNLNYVRDYFDGLHVDCFYPGKPYADLNSLKTLAEEFSDKVIIGNNSIDSLEKAKEMLRYSDFVSVARTVLKGNVKWIKELNERDI